The DNA region TAAGAACGGAGCGTCTCTGAAACCCGGTTTTAAGTGGTGTGCACCCCTGGAACCGCTCCTGGGGCGCACACCGAAGCGTCATCCCGGAATCGCCAGGATCTCAGCAAGAGAAGAGAAAATGCGGGGTAAAATGGGCTTTTCGAGACCTGCTCACACCCTCTAACCATATTGTGGCACCAGGTTCTGGGTGATCCGGTCGAGGATGATCGCGATGATCACGATGGCGAGCCCCGCTTCGAACCCCGTACCGATATCCACCCGCTGGATCCCCACAAGCACCTGGTAGCCAAGACCCCCGGCACCGATCATCGATGCGATGACGGTCATTGAGAGAGCAAGCATGATACACTGGTTAACCCCTGCCATGATTGTTGGAAGCGCAACAGGGATCTGCACCTTGAGGAGTTTCTGCCAGGGCGTGGATCCAAAAGCATCCGCAACCTCGATCAACTCGGTCGGAACCTGCCTGATCCCGAGATTGGTGAGACGCAGGGCCGGTGGCATAGCGAACACAACCGTCGCGATGGCGCCCGGCACGTTTCCAAGACCAAAGAAGATCACGGCTGGAATGAGGTAGACAAACGAGGGCATGGTCTGCATGAAGTCAAGGATCGGCCTTAGCATGGAGTTCATGGTATCGCTCCTCGCAGCCACGATCCCGAGAGGGATCGATAGCGCCAGCGCGACTATCGTCGAGACCAGAACAAGCGCCAGCGTCAGCATGGAGAGGCTCCAGAGGTTGAGATCCCAGATCAGGATAAGCCCGATTGCGGTGACTGCCGCCAGTTTTATGTCGCGCCGGGTGACAAACCAGACCACCACGGCCGCAATGAGTATCAGGAGGGGTATCGGTATGGCAAGCAGCAGATCCTGGAACCCCCCGATCAGGAACCCAAGCGCCGCGCTGATGGCATCAAGCAGCCAGCCTAAGTAGTGCTCTATCCAGTCCACCAGCACCTCGACTCCGTAGCCCACGGGCAGTTTAGGCAGTTGCATTCGTATCCTCCCCCTTTCGTGCCAGGGCGGCAAGTACGGCGCCGCGCGATACGCTGCCCAACAGCCTGCCGGCATCGTCCACCACCGCAACAGGGTATGGGTTCTTAACGACAAGTGAAATGATATCGCTCAGAGATGTGGTGGGAGTCACCTTCGGAACATCTATGATGAGGATATCATCGAGTCGTTTTCCCTTCCTGACAGCCTCAACGGCATCGTCAAGTGTCACCCTGCCGCGGAGCTGCCGCTGACGGCTGACAACAAAGATGCAGGATATATCGTGCTCCTCCATCAGGTGGAGGGCAACCCGCGGCCCCGCCGTCCACTGGGCAACGGGTTCGGCCCGGCGCATCACGTCGCCTGCCGTAAGAACCCTGGTCAGGTCAACATCCGCGACAAACCTCTCCACATACTCGTTCTCGGGGCTGGTCAGGATCTCCTCCGGAGTGCCGATCTGCACGATCACACCATCCTTCATCAGCGCTATCCGGTCACCCAGTTTCAGGGCTTCGTCTAGATCGTGGGTGACAAAGATGATCGTCTTTCCGAGCCGCTGATGAAGATCCAAGAGTTCGTCCTGCATCTCCCGGCGTATCAGGGGGTCGAGCGCGCTGAAAGCCTCATCCATCAGGAGGATATCCGGATCGCTTGTGAGCGCACGGGCAAGCCCGACCCGCTGTTTCATCCCTCCAGATAGTTCATCAGGCATGCTGTCCTCGTAGCCGCCAAGCCCCACCAGCTGGAGCATCTCTCTGGCCTTTCTGTGCCGTTCCTCCAGGGGAACGCCCTGAATCTCGAGACCAAAGGCGATGTTCTCAAGAACCGTCCGGTGCGGCAGGAGCGCGAAGTTCTGGAATATCATGCCCAGTTTGCGTCTCCTGATCTCCCGGAGTTCCTCCTCGCCCATGCGGACGATCTCTTTGCCGTCGATCCATACCTCGCCCGACGTGGGCTCGATGATCCGGTTGATGCACCGCAGGAGCGTCGATTTCCCGCTCCCCGAAAGCCCCATCAGGACAAATATCTCAGCCCGGGCAACTTCAAACGATATATCGATGAGGGCCACCGTGGAACCGGTCTCTTCAAATATCTCCTGTTTTGAGCGGCCCGCACGATAAAGTTCTATGGCCTTTTCTGGCTCATCCCCGAACACCCGGGTCAGGTTCCTGACGCGGATTATCGGTTCCACGGGTGCTGTCTCTTCTTCAGTTACCTGCTCTACAATGATGGACTCCTCCTGGCTCACGATTTCTATTTCATCAGGTTTATAATTTCGGGTTCTAAAAAATCTCCATTTTACTCTTGACTTTTAATTTTCAGGCCGCTCCATGGCGCTTTCACCTCCAGCAGAGATTACTAATCTTTATCTGAGAATTTACTGACGTTTTACCGGTTACTCAGCCCATACTGCTCATACTTCCAGGATCCGCCGCTCCAAAGCATCTGGCCGCAAATGCCCGCACCCGGCAAAACAACAGGCCGCTGCGCCTCGGGTCATACCGCTTCTTTTATTGGCTGAGAACTCATATCCATGTAGATCAATCCACAGAGTCTATAAGACGGAGACCACCACCATGGAGAAGGGAAAAGTCGTTCTGGCGTTTTCAGGGGGTCTTGACACCTCCATCTGTATCCCCCTGCTTCGCGAACATTACGGGTTTGACGAGATCATCACCGTTGCAGTCGATGTCGGCCAGCCCCCTGAGGAGATCGCCCGGGCAACGGAGAAAGGGCGGATGCTTGCGGATAAACACTACACCATCGATGCAAAGGAGAAGTTTGTATCGGACTGCATCTTCCCCTCGATCAGGGCAAACGGCTCATACGAGGGCTACCCCATGGGCACGGCGCTCGCCAGACCGCTGATCGCCACAGAGGTTGTAAAGATCGCCAAGAGGGAGGGGGCATCAAAGGTCGCGCACGGCTGCACCGGGAAAGGAAACGACCAGCTCCGGTTTGACTTCATCTTCAGGACAGCGGGCTACGATATCATCGCGCCGATGCGGGAGATGAACCTGACGCGGGAGTGGGAGATCGCCTACGCTCAGGAGCACAACATCCCTGTCTCTGCGGTGAAGGAAAAACCGTACAGCATCGATGAGAACTGCTGGAGCAGGAGCATCGAGGGCGGTAAACTGGAGGACACGGCCTTCCACCCGCCGGAGGATATCTACGCCTGGACGGTATCCCCCAAAGATGCTCCAGACGTGGTGGAGGAGATCAGCATAGAGTTTGAGCGGGGTGTCCCGGTCGCCCTCAACGGGGAGAGGCTTGCGGGCCTCGACCTGGTCAGGGAACTGAACCGGATCGCAGGAAGGAACGGTGTCGGCCGCAACGACATGATCGAGGACCGGATCCTGGGGCTGAAGGCCCGTGAGGTCTACGAGCACCCGGCCGCAACCGTCCTCCTCACCGCACACACTGACCTCGAGCACCTTGTGCTGACCCGTTCAGAGATAGCGTTCAAGCGGATCGTCGACGAGAAGTGGTCAGAACTCGCCTACATGGGGGTTGTGCACGAACCGCTCTTCCACGCGCTGACGACGTTCATCGACACCACCCAGGAACGGGTCAACGGCACGGTGGAGATTGGGCTCTACAAAGGCAGCGCCACGGTGCTTGGCCGGAGGTCGGAGGCGGCGCTCTACTCCAGCGACCTTGTATCCTTTGACTCGATGATGCTTGACCAGAAACACGCCGTCGGTTTCTCTAACTACTTCGGTTTGCAGGCACGCCTCCTCAAAAACCTGGAGAAGCGATGAAGGAGGGTGCCTACAGCACCTTCTTCCCCGCGTCTTTTCCTGGCGTGCACTCAAACACGTCGGTGATCTTCATGATGATGAGCGATTTTGCCGGGTATTTATCACTCTTTGATCTCATCCAGTCCCGGAACTTCTCGTAATCGGGACCTGATGTCCTGATCTCTGTGCTGCCCTTGACCTGGAAGCAGCGTTTTGTCTCCGGGTCATGGAAGGAGAGGGCGGCAACCGGGTTCTCCTGGAGGTTCTTGAGTGTCTTTTGCATGTAGTTGTCCATGATCCAGATGGTGTCGTCGGCGGCGAGCCGCATCGATGCCACCGGCGCCACGTTGGGAACGCCGCTCTTTGAGGCGGTGGCAAGCGGCATAACTTTCGTTCTGTTGAATAACTCCTTAATCTCACCTGAGAGCGCAACCATACGGGTTCCACCTCCTGCCTGACACGAGAAACGGCGCGGGCCACCCGTCAGGCAGACAGGTTATCCGTGCTACAAGTATATAACCAATACGGCGAGAGGCAGGGGTGATGACGAAAAGATGTTTGCCCGGGGAAGTCCCTCCACCCATTCATCACCGAGAGATCAGATCCCACGGTGGTCCATAGGAGTATCGGCTCAAAAGAACTACTGCTCCCCGACGAACTCTCTTAGTCGCGCAAGGAGGTAGTCCTGGACCTCCTCCACAACCTCTTTCCTGCCGCGGAACGCGAGCAGGTCGCGTGCGTCACCTTCCATGTTTGCAAACGCCAGTCTCTCCTGCCGCTGGACAACCTCAACATCGAACTTCTCAACAACATCGTAGATCATCTTCCGGGGCACGCCCGGCGGAACCAGCAGATCATAGAGTTGTTCCTGTTGCTCTTCCTCAGTCATTGGTTCACCAGATCCTTCTACTTCCCTATTTTTATCCGGCGGGCCATAATACATGGCCCTCCTCGCACCCCGCCAAGCGGTTCCTTTGGTTTTCCGAGCGAGTTCATGCACCGCGCCATCAGTGCCGCCCCCCTGGCAAGACCGTCGTCGACGAAGACCACGTGGTCGATCGGGTTCTCATAGAGTCCACGCTCCGTTATGCCCTCCAGGATGTACTCGGGTTTCTGCCCCGAGATCGCTGCCCGCCCGGTGAACCCGATCGATGAGTTCGGCGGGACCAGCCCCCGATCGACCGCGACGTCGACCAGACGGAGCGCCATCCTGGCGCAGACGCGGTCGATCACCTCGTTCAGAACCCCCAGACCGTAGTTCTCGTGGATCTCGCGCCCGATCTCCTCGAGCGCCGGGACCTCACTGCCGTTTTCGCCAACATCACAGCCTATGAGGGCCACGCCGGACTTATCGGCGATATCGGCACATACCGGGACCCGGCCAAACCTTCTCCGGTCAGGGGGGACGACCCGGATATCGATATGCTCGTGGCAGCGGTCGACGTAGTCATCGACGATGGGGCGCTTCCTGCCGCCAAATGACCCCGTAACAGGGTGCTCACCGAATATGTCAAGGGCCGTTCCCGTCCGGCTCTCTACAAGCCCGGTGCCCCGGACGATTGCATCCGGCACCGCTCCAGCAAGACCGCAGAAGTTTCCAATTGTCCTGGCAAAGGGGTTCGGGTCATCCCGGGCGACATCGCTTGTGATCCGGCCATCGAGCGTCGTTCCGAAATCGATGGATATACAGGGGTTCCGGAAATCAACCGGCGTCCACTTGGCGCCTTCCTTGATGCCCGCCATCGCAAGCTCACCCTCCATCTCGTTTGCCACCATCTCCACACCGGTAGACCCCATCGGCGGCAGGACGCCGGCCACCGCACCGACAAAGACCACGCGGTCGGCAAACGAGTATTTCCGGAGTTTTGGGGGCAGGTTCTCGATCGACATCGGCGGTGTCATCTTTCTGGGTGGGACGCCTGCTACCAGGCAGCCGTTTGCAAGGGCAATGACAAAGTCGCCGACCTGGTCAGGGGAGTCCATCGCCGCCACAACCCCGGTGCTCCGGACAACAAAGTCCAGGTCGTCTTTGATGCTCAGGCGCGCCTCTTTGTGGCTCTGGATGAGGGTGTCGCGCACCAGGTCCGTAACCGACTCTCGCGTCAGTTTCGTGCCGTCCAGGGTCTCCCCGAATATGGTCTCACCCGGTTTTGGCGGCCGGACATCCCGGCTCATCGTCACAGTCTTGTTTATGATATACGTCCTGCCGGTCTCCAGGTTTGTGCCGGTAAGGATACATTTTGTTGTGGTGTTGCCCATCTCAACGGATGCCACGATGAAGTAAGGCTTCACACGATATTCGGGAACGCCCGCACCCGCTCCGTGCATGATCGACGGCGGTGGCGGGCTCTGGACGATATGCGGCTTTGGTTTGAAAAAGCGCTCCAGAAAGCGGGCACACATAGTAATCGTTTTTTTCCGCCTGCCTGCATATATCTTTCCATCTGACTGTATGGAGCCGGGCAAACCAATTCGCTCATGGTTTGATGCCCCAAAAAACCACCAACGCGCTTAGACGTCTTTTGCGGCCTGACCAGCCCCGCCTCCTCCCCTGGGCAGGCAAGTGCGGGGGCAATCCGTCCCGGTGGCCGTGCCATGAGAGTGTGTGATGAAACACCTTTCGATGAGTTTCACCAGAACCTGGAGATATGCTTGCTCTTCTGGTACCGTATCGATGGGGAATCGCCAATCTGAGGTGGGGCTCGCCGGTGGAGGGGATGGAACATCCCCCTCCCCCAGTATCATGCATCTCCGATTGAACGGTTTTCGCTGGAACACCACCACCTCCCGGCGCGTTCCGCGCCTCCGCCCGCCCCCTTCCGAGGGGGCGGGCAGTTTGAAGCGGTTGTCCCGGTGGCCATGTGCGGGG from Methanoculleus receptaculi includes:
- a CDS encoding ABC transporter permease; its protein translation is MQLPKLPVGYGVEVLVDWIEHYLGWLLDAISAALGFLIGGFQDLLLAIPIPLLILIAAVVVWFVTRRDIKLAAVTAIGLILIWDLNLWSLSMLTLALVLVSTIVALALSIPLGIVAARSDTMNSMLRPILDFMQTMPSFVYLIPAVIFFGLGNVPGAIATVVFAMPPALRLTNLGIRQVPTELIEVADAFGSTPWQKLLKVQIPVALPTIMAGVNQCIMLALSMTVIASMIGAGGLGYQVLVGIQRVDIGTGFEAGLAIVIIAIILDRITQNLVPQYG
- a CDS encoding quaternary amine ABC transporter ATP-binding protein, coding for MSQEESIIVEQVTEEETAPVEPIIRVRNLTRVFGDEPEKAIELYRAGRSKQEIFEETGSTVALIDISFEVARAEIFVLMGLSGSGKSTLLRCINRIIEPTSGEVWIDGKEIVRMGEEELREIRRRKLGMIFQNFALLPHRTVLENIAFGLEIQGVPLEERHRKAREMLQLVGLGGYEDSMPDELSGGMKQRVGLARALTSDPDILLMDEAFSALDPLIRREMQDELLDLHQRLGKTIIFVTHDLDEALKLGDRIALMKDGVIVQIGTPEEILTSPENEYVERFVADVDLTRVLTAGDVMRRAEPVAQWTAGPRVALHLMEEHDISCIFVVSRQRQLRGRVTLDDAVEAVRKGKRLDDILIIDVPKVTPTTSLSDIISLVVKNPYPVAVVDDAGRLLGSVSRGAVLAALARKGEDTNATA
- a CDS encoding argininosuccinate synthase, whose protein sequence is MEKGKVVLAFSGGLDTSICIPLLREHYGFDEIITVAVDVGQPPEEIARATEKGRMLADKHYTIDAKEKFVSDCIFPSIRANGSYEGYPMGTALARPLIATEVVKIAKREGASKVAHGCTGKGNDQLRFDFIFRTAGYDIIAPMREMNLTREWEIAYAQEHNIPVSAVKEKPYSIDENCWSRSIEGGKLEDTAFHPPEDIYAWTVSPKDAPDVVEEISIEFERGVPVALNGERLAGLDLVRELNRIAGRNGVGRNDMIEDRILGLKAREVYEHPAATVLLTAHTDLEHLVLTRSEIAFKRIVDEKWSELAYMGVVHEPLFHALTTFIDTTQERVNGTVEIGLYKGSATVLGRRSEAALYSSDLVSFDSMMLDQKHAVGFSNYFGLQARLLKNLEKR
- a CDS encoding pyridoxamine 5'-phosphate oxidase family protein: MVALSGEIKELFNRTKVMPLATASKSGVPNVAPVASMRLAADDTIWIMDNYMQKTLKNLQENPVAALSFHDPETKRCFQVKGSTEIRTSGPDYEKFRDWMRSKSDKYPAKSLIIMKITDVFECTPGKDAGKKVL
- a CDS encoding methanogenesis marker 14 protein, whose translation is MCARFLERFFKPKPHIVQSPPPPSIMHGAGAGVPEYRVKPYFIVASVEMGNTTTKCILTGTNLETGRTYIINKTVTMSRDVRPPKPGETIFGETLDGTKLTRESVTDLVRDTLIQSHKEARLSIKDDLDFVVRSTGVVAAMDSPDQVGDFVIALANGCLVAGVPPRKMTPPMSIENLPPKLRKYSFADRVVFVGAVAGVLPPMGSTGVEMVANEMEGELAMAGIKEGAKWTPVDFRNPCISIDFGTTLDGRITSDVARDDPNPFARTIGNFCGLAGAVPDAIVRGTGLVESRTGTALDIFGEHPVTGSFGGRKRPIVDDYVDRCHEHIDIRVVPPDRRRFGRVPVCADIADKSGVALIGCDVGENGSEVPALEEIGREIHENYGLGVLNEVIDRVCARMALRLVDVAVDRGLVPPNSSIGFTGRAAISGQKPEYILEGITERGLYENPIDHVVFVDDGLARGAALMARCMNSLGKPKEPLGGVRGGPCIMARRIKIGK